The Amycolatopsis sp. DG1A-15b genome window below encodes:
- a CDS encoding RICIN domain-containing protein, which yields MRQNNPRTLSRRFARAALAGATLLAIIDTGQPAAAAQPAVAPQPAPAAAAAGAAALASVDLAGTWSFTPTGRGATSITVPGGGWYKQGFTDVNEAVYSRSITVPDSGQPQSTWIEFGAVNHQATLSVDGRVVATQTTAFTPSNFDISAYAAPGSTHTISVDVKGRGALKASNGRYLVPDAAEWSEAVPQGIYRSAFLRTYPAVSVSDTFVRTSVANKTLSYDVSVRNTSGSSRSVTLTGSLSSDNGTAFSYPELPSRTVTVAAHSTATVTVGPVAWNLDSTSYWWPNVPYRPGYRAQLHRLAVRAVTDDGHTSDATYRFGFREATQNGDYYYLNGVRVNFRGDNLQGADYDRINNGGKGDAYDTLPGFLPPSSNNGGWPQTVDNYQRLNYNVIRVHQEPASPYMLDVADEMGLMVIDEVAIRGSQSGQDWIAGHDNMVNHARALVLRDRNHPAVIRWSQNNEPNQSGQDSEQFEKDLYAAMNGADGTRPVIAELGVGANVNSYPGMTYPNFAVISHYIDGFGRYGEGVVTANGRPDGEGEFIWPACNNKQGFEWFATATLAKRGKNATDLRPYTLLSAWASVVPGVRTTDFTPEEGGHPIYGADNFPAPWSNPQIQRVQAAFNPVAAVDLPFWSASGASDSNGTFPLPQAVPNYARNATVTRNITVFNDDFADTSVGFTWTARLDAPDGAVVASGSTTLTVPLGSRVTQPVSFTAPATGNRVYLQLSTTKSGSPVFTDAVEYFNLAGGGGDGPAPGTYRIVNRNSGKPLAVAGNSTADGAKVVQQSSTATWTIATTSDGSYTLQYVPSGKVLDVNANSSTAGLQLQQWTANGGPNQMWYLRATGNGYYTIASHDSGLVADVSGAATSDGAQVVQWAANGGANQQWQLNRT from the coding sequence ATGCGTCAGAACAACCCTCGCACGCTATCCCGGCGCTTCGCCCGCGCAGCGCTGGCCGGCGCCACCCTCCTCGCGATCATCGACACGGGACAACCCGCCGCCGCAGCACAGCCGGCCGTCGCACCACAGCCGGCGCCCGCGGCCGCAGCTGCCGGCGCCGCCGCGCTCGCCTCGGTCGACCTGGCCGGGACGTGGAGTTTCACGCCGACGGGCCGGGGGGCGACCTCGATCACCGTGCCCGGCGGCGGCTGGTACAAGCAGGGCTTCACCGACGTGAACGAGGCGGTGTACTCGCGCAGCATCACCGTGCCCGACTCGGGTCAGCCGCAGTCGACGTGGATCGAGTTCGGGGCGGTCAACCACCAGGCGACGCTGTCGGTCGACGGCCGGGTGGTGGCGACGCAGACCACGGCGTTCACGCCGTCGAATTTCGACATCTCCGCCTACGCGGCCCCCGGCAGCACCCACACGATCAGCGTCGACGTGAAGGGCCGCGGCGCGTTGAAGGCGTCGAACGGCCGGTACCTGGTGCCCGACGCCGCCGAGTGGTCCGAGGCGGTTCCCCAGGGGATCTACCGTTCGGCGTTCCTGCGGACGTACCCGGCGGTGTCCGTCAGCGACACATTCGTGCGGACGTCAGTGGCGAACAAGACGTTGAGCTACGACGTGTCGGTGCGCAACACGTCGGGCAGCTCCCGGTCGGTGACGTTGACCGGGTCGCTGTCGTCCGACAACGGAACGGCTTTCAGCTACCCGGAACTGCCCAGCCGCACGGTCACCGTGGCGGCCCACTCGACCGCGACCGTGACCGTCGGGCCGGTCGCGTGGAACCTCGACAGCACCTCGTACTGGTGGCCCAACGTGCCGTACCGGCCGGGGTACCGGGCGCAGCTGCACCGGCTTGCGGTGCGTGCCGTCACCGATGACGGGCACACCAGCGACGCCACGTACCGGTTCGGGTTCCGGGAGGCCACCCAGAACGGTGACTACTACTACCTCAACGGCGTGCGCGTGAACTTCCGCGGCGACAACCTCCAGGGTGCCGACTACGACCGGATCAACAACGGCGGCAAGGGCGACGCCTACGACACCCTGCCCGGCTTCCTGCCCCCTTCGTCGAACAACGGCGGCTGGCCGCAGACGGTGGACAACTACCAGCGCCTCAACTACAACGTGATACGCGTCCACCAGGAGCCCGCAAGCCCGTACATGTTGGATGTCGCCGACGAGATGGGCCTGATGGTCATCGACGAGGTCGCGATTCGCGGCTCCCAGTCCGGGCAGGATTGGATCGCCGGGCACGACAACATGGTCAACCACGCCCGTGCGCTGGTCCTGCGCGACCGCAACCACCCCGCGGTCATCCGCTGGAGTCAGAACAACGAGCCGAACCAGAGCGGCCAGGATTCCGAACAGTTCGAGAAGGACCTGTACGCGGCGATGAACGGCGCCGACGGCACCCGGCCGGTCATTGCCGAGCTGGGCGTCGGCGCGAATGTCAACAGTTACCCCGGGATGACGTACCCCAACTTCGCGGTGATCTCGCACTACATCGACGGCTTCGGCAGGTACGGGGAGGGCGTGGTCACCGCGAATGGGCGGCCCGACGGCGAGGGCGAGTTCATCTGGCCGGCGTGCAACAACAAGCAGGGCTTCGAGTGGTTCGCCACGGCAACCCTGGCCAAGCGCGGCAAGAACGCCACCGACCTGCGTCCGTACACGCTGCTGTCCGCCTGGGCCAGCGTCGTGCCCGGAGTGCGGACCACCGACTTCACCCCGGAGGAGGGCGGTCACCCCATTTACGGCGCGGACAACTTCCCGGCCCCCTGGAGCAACCCGCAGATCCAGCGCGTGCAGGCGGCGTTCAACCCGGTGGCCGCGGTCGACCTGCCGTTCTGGTCGGCCTCCGGCGCCTCGGACTCGAACGGCACCTTCCCGCTGCCGCAGGCCGTGCCCAACTACGCCCGGAACGCCACGGTCACCCGCAACATCACCGTCTTCAACGACGACTTCGCCGACACCTCGGTGGGCTTCACCTGGACGGCGCGGCTCGACGCGCCGGACGGCGCGGTCGTCGCGTCCGGAAGCACGACCCTGACCGTCCCGCTCGGCTCGCGGGTCACCCAGCCGGTGTCCTTCACCGCCCCGGCCACCGGCAACCGCGTGTACCTGCAGCTGTCGACCACGAAGTCCGGTAGCCCCGTCTTCACCGACGCGGTGGAGTACTTCAACCTCGCCGGAGGCGGCGGAGACGGACCCGCACCGGGCACCTACCGCATCGTCAACCGCAACAGCGGCAAGCCGCTCGCTGTCGCGGGCAACTCCACCGCGGACGGCGCCAAGGTGGTCCAGCAGAGCAGCACCGCCACCTGGACCATCGCCACGACCTCCGACGGCTCCTACACCCTCCAGTACGTCCCGAGCGGAAAGGTGCTCGACGTCAACGCCAACAGCAGCACGGCCGGGCTGCAACTGCAGCAGTGGACGGCCAACGGCGGCCCCAACCAGATGTGGTACCTGCGCGCCACCGGCAACGGCTACTACACGATCGCCAGCCACGACAGCGGCCTGGTGGCGGACGTCTCCGGAGCGGCGACGAGCGACGGGGCACAGGTCGTGCAGTGGGCCGCCAACGGCGGTGCCAACCAGCAGTGGCAACTGAACCGGACCTGA
- a CDS encoding acyltransferase family protein — MTSTVTGRPSVPTAPASTGHKQRDDIQGLRALAVGLVLVYHLRPGWLPGGFVGVDVFFVISGYLIIGTLTGELRRTGRVGLLTFYARRIRRLLPAATVVLLATVAATVLLVPVSRWPEILREVVASALNAQNWVLALFSSDYATATASASPVQHFWSLSVEEQFYLVIPLLLLLSAAIARRSGSRPVAVAFGAITVMTVASLVFSAVYTQINHGQAYFITPTRMWELGIGGLTAMVIRQVRVRFAARLALGWLGLGAVLVSAFTFGTHMAFPGWIALLPTVGTAALLVAGTAERPRGGELSPLLGLPPLRYVGDISYSLYLWHWPVVVFLLEEAGAAKLSKRQVLVAAVSSLVLAALSKHLVEDPLRRPRPRRGGARPRRRAAYAMGACMVVVTTVAATVPWQIAQHRLDALRADIALDADHPGALALDPAHALTVREGVPVVPDPSVAAKDIASVWHDGCGQYDPVAFPMNSDRCAYGRADATKTMVVIGDSHMTQFATALIDIANRAGWRVKFMLHDGCPFSAAAPIKTRDADPSRPEPFAECPAQDKLKIDSMLADKPDLLVTAAMSPESYLNDLRWAWKSPEALTAGYRSYLEKITAAGIPVAVIRDTPRADDNVLNCLQRNPAPHSCDKPRSKAVDAFTDPLATTAATIPGVRVVDLTNWICTADLCPAVVGNVVVYRDNHLTDTYIRTLATPLRQALGI, encoded by the coding sequence ATGACGTCTACGGTCACCGGCCGCCCGTCCGTGCCCACCGCACCCGCGAGCACCGGCCACAAACAGCGCGACGACATCCAGGGTCTGCGCGCGCTCGCCGTCGGCCTCGTGCTCGTCTACCACCTCAGGCCAGGGTGGCTGCCCGGCGGATTCGTCGGCGTCGATGTCTTCTTCGTGATCTCCGGCTACCTGATCATCGGCACCCTCACGGGTGAGCTGCGCCGCACCGGGCGGGTCGGGCTGCTCACCTTCTACGCCCGGCGCATCCGGCGGCTGCTGCCCGCGGCGACCGTCGTGCTGCTGGCCACGGTCGCGGCGACGGTGCTGCTGGTGCCGGTGTCGCGCTGGCCGGAGATCCTGCGCGAGGTGGTGGCGTCCGCGCTGAACGCGCAGAACTGGGTGCTCGCCCTGTTCTCGTCGGACTACGCGACAGCCACCGCCTCCGCCTCGCCCGTGCAGCACTTCTGGTCGTTGAGCGTCGAAGAGCAGTTCTACCTGGTCATCCCGCTGTTGCTGCTGCTCAGCGCGGCGATCGCGCGGCGGTCCGGTTCACGTCCGGTGGCGGTGGCGTTCGGCGCGATCACGGTCATGACGGTGGCGTCGCTGGTGTTCTCCGCGGTCTATACGCAGATCAACCACGGTCAGGCGTACTTCATCACCCCCACCCGCATGTGGGAGCTGGGCATCGGCGGCCTGACCGCGATGGTCATCCGCCAGGTGCGCGTGCGCTTCGCCGCGCGGCTGGCGCTGGGGTGGCTGGGCCTGGGCGCGGTGCTGGTCAGCGCTTTCACCTTCGGCACGCACATGGCGTTCCCCGGCTGGATCGCCCTGCTGCCCACGGTGGGCACGGCCGCGCTGCTGGTCGCGGGCACCGCCGAGCGTCCCCGGGGCGGCGAACTGTCGCCGCTGCTGGGCCTGCCGCCGCTGCGTTACGTGGGCGACATCTCCTACAGCCTGTACCTGTGGCACTGGCCGGTGGTGGTCTTCCTGTTGGAGGAGGCGGGTGCCGCCAAGCTCAGCAAGCGTCAGGTGCTGGTCGCCGCAGTGTCGAGCCTGGTGCTCGCGGCGCTGTCGAAGCACCTGGTCGAGGACCCGCTGCGGCGACCGCGGCCCCGTCGCGGGGGTGCGCGACCGAGGCGCCGCGCCGCTTACGCGATGGGCGCCTGCATGGTGGTGGTCACCACGGTGGCCGCGACGGTGCCGTGGCAGATCGCGCAGCACCGCCTCGACGCGCTGCGCGCCGACATCGCGTTGGACGCCGACCACCCCGGCGCGCTCGCGCTGGACCCGGCGCACGCACTCACCGTGCGCGAGGGCGTGCCGGTCGTCCCCGACCCGTCGGTGGCAGCAAAGGACATCGCCTCGGTGTGGCACGACGGCTGCGGCCAGTACGACCCGGTGGCCTTCCCGATGAACAGTGACAGGTGCGCCTACGGCCGCGCCGACGCGACGAAGACGATGGTCGTCATCGGCGACTCGCACATGACCCAGTTCGCCACGGCCCTGATCGACATCGCCAACCGCGCCGGCTGGCGCGTCAAGTTCATGCTCCACGACGGCTGCCCCTTCAGCGCCGCGGCCCCGATCAAGACCCGAGACGCCGACCCGAGCCGACCGGAGCCGTTCGCCGAGTGCCCCGCCCAGGACAAACTGAAGATCGACTCGATGCTGGCGGACAAGCCCGACCTCCTGGTCACCGCGGCCATGTCCCCCGAGTCCTACCTCAACGACCTCAGGTGGGCGTGGAAGTCCCCGGAGGCACTCACCGCGGGCTACCGCTCGTACCTCGAAAAGATCACCGCCGCGGGCATCCCCGTCGCCGTCATCAGGGACACCCCCCGCGCCGACGACAACGTCCTCAACTGCCTGCAACGCAACCCAGCCCCCCACTCCTGCGACAAGCCAAGGTCCAAGGCGGTAGACGCCTTCACCGACCCCTTGGCCACCACCGCGGCCACCATCCCTGGCGTGCGGGTCGTGGACTTGACGAACTGGATCTGCACGGCGGACCTGTGCCCGGCGGTCGTAGGCAACGTGGTCGTCTACCGCGACAACCACCTGACGGACACCTACATCCGCACCTTGGCGACACCCCTCCGCCAGGCCCTGGGAATCTAG
- a CDS encoding GDSL-type esterase/lipase family protein: MAALTAVACAAGSASTGTTDTKWIAAWGTAMREAMPLNASNFSCRSAERVSADGTQIRIRLTNQFVRTPTTFNRVTVAQRDTDSSIVPATLHEVTFGGQSVVTIPAGGEVFSDPVPMPVTAGEQLAVSVYSAGSVTEYPNHELGLIGEYCTDFGGGAGDHTGDPGPYPGRGINVAWVSSIEVAGGHTTGAVIVLGDSVADGAHATVNTFSTWPDVLSRRLQAVGTPLSVVNEGVAGNTLITPGGIGPTGAQRFDRDVLGHNGARTVIIAEGSNDLYLGTDAATLIDGLKQLAGRAHAAGLRVVGATVTPRRGGWFGDDDAKDANRVQVNQFIRTDNHFDAIIDFDAIMRNTDPNYPNSGAPGYQNWLNPVWDSGDRIHPNNNGYAVMANSIDLSTLN, encoded by the coding sequence ACCGACACCAAGTGGATCGCGGCCTGGGGCACTGCCATGCGCGAGGCGATGCCGCTGAACGCCTCGAACTTCAGTTGCCGCAGCGCTGAACGCGTCAGCGCGGACGGCACACAGATCCGCATTCGACTGACCAACCAGTTCGTCCGCACGCCCACCACGTTCAACCGGGTCACTGTCGCGCAACGCGACACCGACAGCAGCATCGTCCCCGCCACCCTGCACGAGGTCACCTTCGGCGGCCAATCCGTGGTCACGATCCCGGCCGGCGGCGAGGTGTTCAGCGACCCGGTACCCATGCCGGTCACCGCGGGCGAGCAACTCGCGGTCAGCGTATATTCCGCCGGATCCGTCACCGAGTACCCCAACCACGAACTCGGGCTGATCGGTGAGTACTGCACCGACTTCGGCGGCGGCGCCGGGGACCACACAGGTGATCCCGGCCCGTATCCGGGCCGCGGGATCAACGTGGCCTGGGTGTCCAGCATCGAGGTGGCCGGTGGCCACACCACCGGCGCCGTAATCGTCCTCGGTGACTCGGTCGCCGACGGAGCACACGCCACTGTCAACACCTTCAGCACTTGGCCGGACGTGCTATCGCGCAGGTTGCAGGCCGTGGGCACGCCGCTGTCGGTCGTCAACGAAGGGGTCGCGGGGAACACCCTGATCACCCCCGGTGGAATCGGCCCGACCGGGGCACAACGGTTCGACCGGGACGTGCTCGGCCACAACGGCGCTCGAACAGTGATCATCGCCGAAGGCTCCAACGACCTCTACCTGGGCACGGACGCCGCCACCCTGATCGACGGACTCAAACAGCTGGCCGGCCGGGCGCACGCCGCCGGCCTACGAGTCGTCGGTGCCACTGTGACCCCGCGTCGCGGTGGGTGGTTCGGCGACGACGACGCCAAGGACGCGAACCGTGTTCAGGTCAACCAGTTCATCCGCACCGACAACCACTTCGACGCGATCATCGACTTCGACGCGATCATGCGCAACACCGATCCGAACTACCCCAACTCGGGCGCACCCGGCTACCAGAACTGGCTCAACCCCGTGTGGGACAGCGGCGACCGCATCCACCCCAACAACAACGGCTACGCCGTGATGGCCAACTCAATCGACCTGTCCACCTTGAACTGA